Proteins co-encoded in one Longimicrobium sp. genomic window:
- a CDS encoding IS66 family transposase codes for EPVEPTNNAAERALRKAVLWRKNSFGSQSEAGLRYAERILSISATCQQQGIHPLDFVARSIAALRAGTPAPNILPTN; via the coding sequence CGAGCCGGTCGAGCCGACCAACAACGCGGCCGAACGCGCGCTGCGGAAAGCCGTGTTGTGGAGGAAGAACAGCTTCGGCAGCCAGAGCGAAGCCGGGCTTCGCTACGCCGAGCGCATCCTCTCGATCAGCGCGACCTGCCAACAACAAGGGATTCATCCGCTCGACTTCGTCGCTCGCTCCATCGCAGCCCTGCGCGCCGGCACCCCCGCGCCCAATATCCTGCCGACCAACTGA